GACACTCGTGGACATGAGCATCACCCAGGCGATGCTCATGACCGATACGTACGAACGTGTTCGCGAGACTCGAGGCATCATGACCAACATCGACTTACGTATGAAGTACCTGCGCGCCGTCGGCGCAGGCCGCGCCACCGTCGAGTCGCGCATCGTCCACGAAGGGCGGCGGGTCGTGCACGCGGCGAGCACCGTCACCGACGACCGCGGCAAGACCGTCGCCCTGGGCGATGCAACGCTGATGATCGTCCAGGGCGAAGGCACGAAGAAGAAAACCTGAGGACGAGGATCATGAACGACATCTGGACCTGGCTCTAGGCTTCGCGGTGGCGGCTACCCGTCGACCTGGGCAAATGGGCCGTTCATCTTGCCTACTGCCAGGCCTTGTGCCGACTCAGGCCGCGAACGCCTCCGCGCAAGCCGGACGCTCCAGGAGTCGCTTTGCGTACGCTTTCAGGTTCGGCATCTCGTCGGTCACTAGGCCCAGGCGATTCGCCATGATGCAGGAGTGGCCGAGCATGACGTCCGCGGCCGAGAACTCACCGATCAGGTAGTCCCTTCCTTCCAGTGTCTGCTCGACGGGCGCGAGCGCCTTCGCAAGCAGGCGCTGCGCCTGTCCAAGAGCCTTCTCGTCGCGCCGGTCTGGCGGCAGCAGAATCGTGTGCACGACAATCGTGTTCATCGGCGGCATCACCATCCCCTCGCAGTAGTGGAACCACTGCAGGTAGTGCGGGAACTCGGGCTGATCCACGGCGGGCTTGAGCTTCCCGGGCGCGTGGCGGGCCAGGATGTACTCGACGATGGCGCCGGAC
This region of Candidatus Binatia bacterium genomic DNA includes:
- a CDS encoding PaaI family thioesterase, whose product is MTDGPSDSDKTAEPPPSSELKPKLLAFARDFPFFRHMGFEVEDMEPGYARVAVELTDHLRNPNGQMHGGVIATLVDMSITQAMLMTDTYERVRETRGIMTNIDLRMKYLRAVGAGRATVESRIVHEGRRVVHAASTVTDDRGKTVALGDATLMIVQGEGTKKKT
- a CDS encoding glutathione S-transferase family protein, with the protein product SGAIVEYILARHAPGKLKPAVDQPEFPHYLQWFHYCEGMVMPPMNTIVVHTILLPPDRRDEKALGQAQRLLAKALAPVEQTLEGRDYLIGEFSAADVMLGHSCIMANRLGLVTDEMPNLKAYAKRLLERPACAEAFAA